Proteins encoded within one genomic window of Arachis ipaensis cultivar K30076 chromosome B08, Araip1.1, whole genome shotgun sequence:
- the LOC107613157 gene encoding NAC domain-containing protein 72 has product MGIQEKDPLSQLSLPPGFRFYPTDEELLVQYLCRKVAGHHFSLEIIGEIDLYKFDPWVLPSKAIFGEKEWYFFSPRDRKYPNGSRPNRVAGSGYWKATGTDKTITTEGRKVGIKKALVFYIGKAPKGTKTNWIMHEYRLLDSTRKNGSTKLDDWVLCRIYKKNSSAQQKVPNGVVSSSEQYATQYSNGSSSNSSSSHLDEVLESLPEIDDRCFALPRVNSLRALQQQRHHQEDTKVGLLQQQQQQGLVAGTGSFLDWASGPGILNDLGQAQQGIVNYGNDLFVPSVCHVDSNLVPAKIEEEVQSGVKTQSAFFQQGPNPNDFTQAFSNQLDPYGFSRYSVQPVGFGFRQ; this is encoded by the exons ATGGGAATTCAAGAGAAAGACCCTCTCTCGCAATTGAGTTTACCGCCGGGTTTCCGATTTTATCCGACGGACGAGGAGCTTCTCGTTCAGTATCTGTGCCGCAAGGTTGCTGGCCACCATTTCTCCCTGGAAATCATTGGCGAAATTGATTTGTATAAGTTCGACCCTTGGGTTCTTCCAA GTAAGGCAATTTTCGGCGAGAAAGAATGGTACTTCTTTAGTCCGAGGGATAGGAAGTATCCGAATGGTTCGCGACCCAATCGGGTAGCCGGGTCGGGTTACTGGAAAGCCACCGGGACCGATAAGACTATCACGACCGAAGGAAGGAAAGTTGGTATCAAGAAAGCTCTGGTTTTCTACATTGGTAAGGCACCCAAAGGCACCAAAACAAACTGGATCATGCACGAGTATCGCCTCCTAGACTCTACCCGTAAGAACGGGAGCACCAAG CTTGACGATTGGGTTCTGTGCCGGATATACAAGAAGAATTCAAGCGCACAGCAGAAGGTACCAAACGGCGTCGTTTCGAGTAGCGAGCAATATGCCACGCAATACAGCAACGGATCTTCTTCAAACTCCTCTTCCTCCCACCTCGACGAGGTGCTCGAGTCCCTGCCGGAGATCGACGACCGTTGCTTCGCCTTGCCACGTGTCAACTCCTTAAGAGCGCTGCAGCAGCAGCGCCATCACCAAGAAGACACCAAGGTCGGCCTACTCCAACAGCAACAGCAACAGGGTCTCGTAGCCGGCACCGGTAGTTTCTTGGACTGGGCTTCCGGGCCGGGGATTCTGAACGATTTGGGCCAGGCCCAGCAGGGGATTGTTAACTACGGAAATGACCTCTTTGTCCCTTCAGTGTGCCACGTGGATTCCAATTTGGTGCCAGCAAAGATAGAAGAGGAGGTTCAGAGCGGTGTGAAGACTCAATCCGCATTCTTTCAGCAGGGACCGAACCCGAATGACTTCACACAAGCATTCTCAAACCAATTAGATCCTTACGGGTTTAGTAGGTACTCGGTTCAACCGGTTGGGTTCGGGTTCAGGCAATGA
- the LOC107610724 gene encoding protein MAIN-LIKE 1-like gives MEEEDRMYRLNRVAHVAGFIDQEPVRVISGVRRQQNMPLHERIIPYLETAGLYHLARLNSQWFWVDEPLLSAFIERWRPETHTFHMPFGECTVTLEDVAYQLGLPIDGEPVSGCLSEFENFMENGRPAWVWFRELFGELPPQNKVKQMTVCYTWFHERFRVLPADATEDIVRIYARAYIMMLLSSQLFADKNANRVHLRWLPYVASLDDLGRYSWGSAALAWLYRCLCRGTNRNVVNLAGPLQLLQSWIFWRFPCLRPSDFNRFGFPLASRWAQYLPRNDAVDQRVVAARLSLDRLRVHDIVWEPYSTPDVA, from the exons ATGGAAGAAGAAGACCGGATGTACCGGTTAAACCGCGTTGCGCATGTGGCTGGATTTATCGACCAAGAG CCTGTTAGGGTTATTAGTGGTGTGAGAAGACAACAGAATATGCCTTTACACGAGCGTATCATACCGTATCTAGAGACGGCAGGCTTATATCACTTGGCTAGGCTGAACAGTCAGTGGTTCTGGGTTGATGAGCCTCTACTTAGCGCATTCATTGAGAGGTGGCGTCCTGAGACCCACACATTTCACATGCCCTTTGGGGAGTGTACGGTCACCTTGGAGGACGTGGCCTATCAGCTGGGTTTACCGATTGATGGTGAGCCTGTGAGTGGGTGCCTTAGTGAGTTTGAGAATTTCATGGAAAATGGAAGACCGGCATGGGTGTGGTTCCGTGAGCTGTTTGGGGAGTTACCTCCGCAGAATAAAGTGAAGCAGATGACAGTGTGCTACACATGGTTCCATGAGCGGTTTCGGGTTTTGCCAGCAGATGCTACTGAGGACATCGTGCGTATATACGCGAGGGCCTATATTATGATGCTGTTGTCATCTCAGCTGTTTGCGGACAAGAACGCCAACCGTGTCCACCTTCGCTGGTTGCCTTATGTGGCATCGTTGGATGACTTGGGTAGATATAGCTGGGGCTCGGCCGCGCTGGCGTGGTTGTACAGATGTCTTTGTCGTGGAACAAACAGAAATGTTGTCAACTTGGCTGGGCCACTTCAGCTTCTACAGTCTTGGATCTTCTGGAGATTTCCTTGTCTGAGGCCAAGTGATTTCAACAGATTCGGGTTTCCACTTGCATCCAG GTGGGCTCAGTATCTACCGAGGAACGATGCAGTAGATCAGAGAGTGGTGGCTGCACGCCTTTCTTTGGATAGATTGCGTGTGCATGAT ATCGTGTGGGAGCCCTATTCCACTCCGGATGTCGCGTAA